Proteins encoded within one genomic window of Ideonella dechloratans:
- the leuB gene encoding 3-isopropylmalate dehydrogenase, whose product MKIAVLPGDGIGTEIVAEAVKVLKVLDLPFEMEEAKVGGAAYEAHGHPLPESTLALAKSADAILFGAVGDWKYDTLDRPLRPEQAILGLRKHLGLFANFRPALCYEQLTHASSLKPELVAGLDILIIRELTGDIYFGQPRGRRTAVDGHFPGAEEAFDTMRYSRPEIERIAHVAFQAARKRNKKVTSVDKANVLETFQFWKDVVTEVHKDYPDVELEHMYVDNAAMQLVRAPKKFDVVVTGNMFGDILSDEAAMLTGSIGMLPSASLNAENRGLYEPSHGSAPDIAGKGIANPLATILSAAMMLRFSLQQPEAADRIESAVRAVLAAGYRTVDIWSEGTQKVSTREMGDAVVAAIAGKTITTITKS is encoded by the coding sequence ATGAAGATCGCCGTGTTGCCGGGTGACGGCATCGGCACCGAAATCGTCGCCGAGGCCGTCAAGGTCCTGAAGGTGCTGGACCTGCCCTTCGAGATGGAAGAGGCCAAGGTCGGCGGCGCCGCCTACGAGGCCCACGGCCATCCGCTGCCCGAGAGCACGCTGGCGCTGGCCAAGTCGGCCGATGCCATCCTGTTCGGCGCCGTGGGCGACTGGAAGTACGACACCCTGGACCGCCCGCTGCGTCCCGAGCAGGCCATCCTGGGTCTGCGCAAGCACCTGGGCCTGTTCGCCAATTTCCGCCCGGCCCTGTGCTACGAGCAGCTGACCCATGCCTCCAGCCTCAAGCCCGAGCTGGTGGCCGGTCTGGACATCCTGATCATCCGCGAGCTGACCGGCGACATCTACTTCGGCCAGCCGCGCGGCCGCCGCACCGCGGTGGACGGGCACTTTCCTGGCGCCGAAGAGGCCTTCGACACCATGCGCTACTCGCGCCCGGAGATCGAGCGCATCGCCCACGTCGCCTTCCAGGCCGCCCGCAAGCGCAACAAGAAGGTCACCAGCGTCGACAAGGCCAATGTGCTGGAAACCTTCCAGTTCTGGAAGGACGTGGTCACCGAGGTCCACAAGGACTACCCGGACGTTGAGCTCGAGCACATGTACGTGGACAACGCTGCCATGCAACTGGTGCGCGCACCCAAGAAGTTCGACGTGGTGGTGACCGGCAACATGTTTGGCGACATCCTCTCGGACGAGGCCGCGATGCTGACCGGCTCCATCGGCATGCTGCCCTCGGCCTCGCTCAATGCCGAGAACCGCGGCCTCTACGAACCCAGCCACGGCAGTGCGCCGGACATCGCGGGCAAGGGCATCGCCAACCCTTTGGCTACAATCCTGTCCGCTGCCATGATGCTCCGTTTCTCACTCCAACAGCCTGAAGCCGCCGACCGGATCGAGTCGGCAGTGCGCGCTGTGCTGGCCGCGGGCTATCGCACCGTGGACATCTGGAGCGAGGGCACCCAGAAGGTGAGCACCCGCGAGATGGGCGATGCCGTGGTTGCGGCCATTGCCGGTAAAACCATTACCACCATTACCAAGAGCTGA